TTATGTTAGTGTTAAATTAATGAAATTGCTATATCTTTCTCTATTTGATCTGTCAATTTGTTGAATTCTTTGTCAAATGTCTTGTTTTTTCCTCGAATTTAATCAGTGAAGATttgagtgtatagagagaagaataaGAGGCTGTAGCTAGTGAAAAACATTGCAATACGAGTGAGAGAAACTTAATTGGAATTGAACAAAAGATGGGTCTGTCAATGTTTACTTCACCTAAAGGACCTCTTGGTGCTGTTGAACTCATTCAAGAGCAGAGTTAAGTCACTGGGATTTCTATGCCTTCATCACTACTCTCAGAATCCAATATTCTGGTGTTTATTTACGTGTGTGTTCATTATCATTACCTGTTCCATGGTTCCAACTAGACATTGGAAAGGAGCCATTGGTGGTAATGCCATTAGTTAGGTCCGTAGCTGTTCTGTCTTGTAAGGAGGCAAATAACGGAGTCACTAGACTGTTCTTTCTTTAGAGGATTTCCCAAATGCCTAGCCAGTACTCTACTCCTATTAGATATGTACTGTTTAGTCATGTGGTTGAAGGGGAGCATTGGAGTAACTgataaagttgctgccatgtgaccaggaggtcacgggttcaagccttggaaacagcctctggcagaaatgcaaggtaaggctgcgtacaatagacccttgtggtcaggcccttccccggaccctgcgcatagcgggagccttagtgcaccgggctgccctttttagtcATGTGGTCATTGTTGAATCCCATTTCCAGGAGATGAGTTGTGCAAATGTTGCTGGTTACAAGCAACAACTGGGATGGTGCCAGTCCTGTTTCCTTGCCCTAACTACTCAATGCACCTGGTTTCGTCACAGTAAGGAGGAGAGAGTTGCACAGTTGGGATTTGAAGAGAGTGATCATTGAAAAGTTTGGGAGGAGCTGCTGTTTACATTCAAACCAAAGTAAACCAAGCCTAAGTAGTCACCATATCTGGTTGATATTGATTGAGGAGTTTGAAGGAATTTAGCTAAGATGACTGATAGCATTACATTAGAACAACAAAAAGAGATGTTAAAAAAAACGACCATACTATTAATAGCATTTGCAGAAGGGGaaccttggagtaactggtaaagttgctgccatgtgactaggaggtcacgggttcaagccttggaaacagcctctggcagaaatgcaaggcaaggctgcgtacaatagacccttgtggtcaggcccttccctggaccccgcgcatagcgggagctttagtgcaccgggctgccctttttactATTAATAGCATTTGCAATCAATAGATGAGATTGATATTCCAATTTTTCTTCTCATAACGTATTGATTTGACCCCATAATCGGGACAAGCATGTTCTGGTGTATTTTCCACAGGCTTTCTTGAATGGTGTTTGCTTTTGTGGGAATGGTGCTCCAAATACTTTTGATACTGAGCTACATTCCTTGAGCACCTCCATTTCTTCTCGGCTATTCTCTTGAACTGGAAACAGATGGGGATTGAGGAAGGCGAGCTGGAAATGGATTATTTGACCAAGGGTACGAGTAGCTGGGGAGGAACAGGCATGGAGGCCATTATGTACTTGCATATTATTGAAACTGATGCAGCTGGGAGGTTGTAAAAGGAGCTTTCCAAGGAGTGTTAATGAATATCTTTTGATTAATGCTTTTAATGAATATCTTTTGATTAATGCTTTTAATGAATATCTTTTGATTAATGCTTTTACATGCCTTGTTAAGTCGCTTGTTGCTGAAAAGTCTGAAATGCAGTGACCAAAAGAATAGTTTCTTTTTCGGAATAAGGCACAATATATTCATAAACCAaatagttgtatatatattgattcAAATTCTCAGAATTTAATACAAACAAAGAGGGTGTGACATAGTACAATATTGTATAGGATATGAAAATTGAAAGCACTAGTGGGGTATGGCTAGTAATGCTTGTGATTGCTTCTCATACTTGAAACCatttgattttgaatcatcagcACTCCACACAAATATTCCAGACAACTCTCCTTTACTTTTAAGCTTACTACAGGCAGTGAAAAATCCGTTTTCCGGAGATAAGCCACCACTCCCATCCGTGCTGAAGCTAGCCAAGATCCTCCCCCCTTCATAATTAGATCTTTGAGTAGAAAAATAGTCCATGAATTGAGACACACTGGTTCCCTCATCATACGCGTAAAATTGAAAGTTAACATAGTCTATAAGGTGACCGTAGCTTTTCCATAGCGACTTGTAATGACTCTGAacctcatcatcatcaaacgGAGCTATGGAAGCAAATGAAATAACTCTCTTGTTTTTCAGAGTTTTAATTAGCTTGCCTATGCATTCTGCAAAGGTGTCAGGGTCAGCTTGGAAATGTTCATAGTCGATATCGATTCCATCCAAATTGTATTGTTTAATGATATCTGTAAGAGAAGAGACAGCATTCGAAACCCAAGAATCAACTGAAGAAGGATTGAAATAGGCGCTGCTTCCTCCAACACTGTCCCCTCCTAAGCTCAATGCCACTTTAACATTAGAATGTTGGTCTTTAATCGCCGAAACAGCTGAAGGGGTAAGGTTATCTGTATCCCAGAAGATGTTGAATTGACCGTTCGTGGgagatggagaagaagaagatgttgtGTAGTCAATGGCAAAGGAAAGAATGAAGTGAAATTCGACGTCAGAGTGAATAGGGACATCACTAAACTTGACATTATTGAACTCTGCTCCAATGTATTCCCTGAAAATATTGGAATTTACAGGTGCTGCATAAATTGGTGATAGAAAAAGTAAGAATTGAAGTGCAAAAAACGAAAATAAAATCTTAGAGAGCTCCATGAAGTTGAGATGTATTGAGAAGTGTTGTGTTAAAGTTTTGCTAGAATGGATTGAAGATGTGCAATTTAAATAAAGGTTCCTTTAGTATATTTGTGGATGTCTGTTAGAGTATTAGTCATAAAGAGAAATTAAAAAGTGTTGGCTTTAGTTTAGCGTTTCAGCTACTGGGTGAACCATGAATGTGACAAACAAGAAGCAGTACTCgcagtccatttttatttatctagTATTAAATCGACACATCTCGTAGAAGTCATGATACGGAATTAAATAAGATATCTCTaaatttgacataaaatttatacGGTGTTTAATTTAACGTTTCAACTGTTTGGTGAATCATGAATGTGACAAACAACAAGTAGTATGTATGAGTTTTTTAATTAGCTGAAGGGGCACGTCGATGACTCCTAAAATGTTTTGTATTCTTtggacatatatatattattcctCCCATGTCAATTTTTAATTATGTACAAAGTAACCTAATTATAATCTGATAGCTTAATACTTTTCCCgttcaatttatttgttttacttttttttgtcagttttaaaaagaatatttttattctttttaacaATTTCTTAATTTCAAACTTTTCATCCGACATGTTTAaaccaaaaaattaaaagacattTGGTACGttttacatatctttaattatttgaagATCAGAAATAGTGTCTTTTTTACTTGTTTAAGTTTTgtaccaaatcaaaatagaacaataaattaaaatggagggAGTAGTACTCACAAATCAACTCTATGGATAAATAGTCAAGAAGTTTATGTACACACAACATATTTTAAAATCCACTTGAGAAATTATACTAACTATATCATTATTGTAGGTTTGAGCGGAAGTCGCGTTCTAGCAATCTTCAAGCTCTGGTCTCCTGTGTCTTCCTcaattaacaaaaatatatatactcttTGCTTCAACTTATTGATTAGATacaggatttttttttttgtctttttaacATATCACAACATTTATGTGACtacaaatatttattattatgaatgaatgaaaaaattaaatcaaattattttttaaatttaaaaaggaagcattcattttaaaattaactgaaaagaaataaattcaaataaattaaaactgaGAAAATATTACTTATGGTAAATTGATCAATTATACTATCTATTTTAAATCTATCTAAGAAAATGATGCATTGGAGAAAGGGTCATTCACAAATGCCCCTATTTTGGTTGGTGTGGTTTTAACTTGCCAACTTGCCCCTCAAATTTGGTGGTCTTTAATATCCTTCAGcattttaagaaaaacataagtgATCAATAACGATAGTGATGGAGTGGTAAGTACTTATTCATTCTTAATTAGAGGTCTTTAGTTTCAAGTCCCCCTTGATACAGAGTTGTCTTCGTTAGGGAGTATTTTACCTTTCAATGTGAGACTTTTCAACGCGAATCCAAATTTAATCGGGCTTCAATGTGTATTGTAACGACATGTTCCCATTGTTATGGATAAATCAAATATAGAATCTCCaacttttttgaaataaaatctaCTTATTTAGGAACTACATAATGAATACTATAAGTCAGTGTTTTAAAAATTGCGGTCGCGAGGCGAAATGTTTTACGTAGTATAAGGCAAGG
This region of Solanum dulcamara chromosome 9, daSolDulc1.2, whole genome shotgun sequence genomic DNA includes:
- the LOC129903656 gene encoding chitinase 2-like — protein: MELSKILFSFFALQFLLFLSPIYAAPVNSNIFREYIGAEFNNVKFSDVPIHSDVEFHFILSFAIDYTTSSSSPSPTNGQFNIFWDTDNLTPSAVSAIKDQHSNVKVALSLGGDSVGGSSAYFNPSSVDSWVSNAVSSLTDIIKQYNLDGIDIDYEHFQADPDTFAECIGKLIKTLKNKRVISFASIAPFDDDEVQSHYKSLWKSYGHLIDYVNFQFYAYDEGTSVSQFMDYFSTQRSNYEGGRILASFSTDGSGGLSPENGFFTACSKLKSKGELSGIFVWSADDSKSNGFKYEKQSQALLAIPH